Proteins from a genomic interval of Oceanispirochaeta crateris:
- a CDS encoding GNAT family N-acetyltransferase, with protein MNISKMSMTDYKDAFNLWSETEGMGLRSLDDSESGINAFLQRNPNTNFVCRKGKELVAVILCGHDGRRGYIYHAVVHQNYHRQGIGKSLIHKVLTALDEEGIKKVALVVFAENQKGNDFWQSMGFIKRKDLNYRNLSIDDANV; from the coding sequence TTGAATATATCAAAGATGTCCATGACTGATTACAAAGATGCATTTAATCTTTGGTCGGAGACAGAAGGTATGGGATTAAGATCACTTGATGATTCTGAGTCAGGAATAAATGCCTTTTTACAGAGAAATCCAAACACAAACTTTGTCTGCAGAAAAGGGAAGGAACTAGTAGCTGTCATTTTATGTGGTCATGATGGTCGAAGAGGGTATATTTACCATGCCGTAGTACATCAGAACTACCATAGACAAGGTATCGGTAAAAGCCTCATCCACAAGGTCTTAACGGCTCTTGATGAGGAAGGAATAAAGAAAGTCGCCTTAGTTGTATTTGCAGAAAATCAGAAAGGGAATGACTTTTGGCAATCAATGGGTTTTATCAAAAGAAAAGACTTAAATTATCGTAACTTATCAATTGATGATGCAAATGTTTAA